CGCTGATCGTCTGATTCGCGGTGGCGTGCTCGGCCGCCTGCGCGTTCACGACCCATGTGCCGGGCGCGAGCAGGACCTCGATGCCGTGATGCAGGGCGATGACCGTGTCGCCTTTGGTGACTTCGAGCGCGGCACTCTGCGGGGTGACGTTCACGGTGACGCGCGCGCCCTGCTGCTCGGTGAAGTCGTGCTCCTTGTTCGCGTGCGTGGCGACCGTCTTCTTCACCTCCCCGAACGCGGGGTGCGTGGCGACGATCTCCAGGGTGCCCTGCGGCACGTCGTTCTTCCCGACCACCAGGGGGACGTCCTTGCCGCCGAGGGTGCCTTTCAGGGTGGTGCCCTCAGCGGCCTTGAGGGTCAGGACGCTCGTTTTCGCCTTCGCGGGGGTGGGGGCGGGCTTGTCGGCCGCCTTCTTGTTCGCGGCCTGCTGACGCTGCGCGGCCTCTTGCGCGACGCTAAAGGCATCCCGGCGCGCCCCGGCGTAGCCCTGCATGGCGGTCACGAGGTTCGCGTCCATCCAGTCGGGCGTCTCGGTCAGCATGAACGGCACGGGGACCGCCTCGCCGGGGTGCGGTTTGGGGAAGATCCCAATGGTGACGTCTCCCCCGACCCGCAGCAGCTGGAATGTGAGTTCCCCGCCGTCGGCGAGCAGCCCGGCGAGCTGCGCGATCAGCCCGCTGTGCACCGGGGCGGCCAGTGTGGCGATGGGTGCGGGGGCGTCCTGCGCGTCGCGGCCAGGTTCGGGTTCGGCGGCGCCTTCCTCGGGGGTGGAGGCCTCGGGCGCGGGGGTCGCGTCGGGGTGCACCTCGGGGTCCGGGGCGGGTTCCGCGGCGGGCGTGGGCTGCGCCTCGGGCTCTGGGGTGGGCTCGGGCTGCGGGGCGCTCAGGACAGGCTGGGTGACCGGGGCGGGCTGGGACGCCTCCCACGGGTCCGCTTCAGGCGCGGCGAACAGGCCCTCGATGTCCGCCAGGAAGGCCAGGTAGTGCATGCGGCTGGCGTCCTTGTCCGGGTGCTCGCGGCTGACGCGGCGGAAGTCGTCCTCCAGGGCCGTGCCCTTGACGGATTCCCAGAGTTCGGCGGCGCGGGCCTTGTCGTCGGGGAGGATCGGGGCGTGCTGGGCGGTGGGGGCCGGACGGGGCTGGGTATAGGTCATGACGGCGACCTGGCCCACCCGGCTCCCGGGTGGGCCACTGCTGTCAGGCGGGATCGAAGTCCACTCGCGTGAGCGGCCGCGAGATGCCGTCCACGGACACGATGAACTCCGCCGGGGTGCCGAATTCGGGTTGCGCGGCGTACATGTACTGCAGGTGACCGGATCGTCCGCGACACTCCGGGATGCGGCACTGCTGACCCACGGTCACGGTGTCGCCCGCGTTCAGGCCATCCAGGGTGGTGAGTCGCTGCATCAGTTCAGCCCCAGGATGGCCCAGTCACGGGCCTCGGCGAGCGCTTCACTCGTGAGGTCCCCCTCCAGTTGGGCGCGTGCCCCGCCACTCAGGTCACTGGAGATCCCGCCGATCGTGCGGCAGGCGAGGTCCTCCCCGGCGGCGTTCGTGACGCGGCAGGTGATCCGCTGGACGTGCCACGTGACGCCGCACAGGGCCCGGCGGCGCGCGGCGCGCATCACGTCCGTGCGGGCTTCCCGCAGGGCCTGTTCGGGGGTGAAGCCCAGGAACGTGATCCGCACGCGGGCCTCGTCGGCTTCACTCCAGGCGGGCGTGAAGTGCAGGCCGTCCCGGATGGGGACGCTGGTGGGCGTGGGTTCCGGGGTGAGCGTCCCCAGGTTGTGGTTGGCAACGTGGTCCTGCTGTGGGTCGGGCGTGCAGGTCAGGGTGGTGCTCAGAGGCGGCTGGGGCTGGTGGAAGGAGATCGTGGTGGTGTGCATGATGCCCGCGTGGCCCCCTACTGGGGGCCAGAGCTCCTGATCAGATGGCTGCGAGGAGGAGCTGATCCATCCGGGCGCGGACTCGGGGGTCTTGCTGGCGGAGGAGCGTGCGGGTCTGTGCCGCGCGGGTGGAATCCGGGAACACCAGGGTGACCATCCGCACGTCCCGCTCGGCACGGTACTCGACGATCACGAGTGGGCAACCGTCCACCGCGCCGGGGATAAGGGTGTCGCCCTGGATGGCGTACACCTGCGCGGGGCGGGTGGGGAGCTGCTCGGTGACGGTCAGGCCGTACCGCAGGCGCAGCGGGGGGCGCTGGACAGTCCGGACAGCGGGTGCGGGGCGCGGGGTGGGCATGGTCTCCCCCACCGGGTCTGCTGCCGCGAGGGCCGGAACAGGCTGGATCTCCGGCACCGGGGCGAGCTGGATGGGGACCGCAGGCTGAACCGGTGCCTGGGGTGCGACGTCGGCGTTCAGGATGCGCTCCTGGAGCTCGGCGCGCAGGCGGGTGAGGCCTTCCGCGCCGTACGCGCCTTCCACGCGGGTGGGCTGCACGTGCCGGGCTCTGGCAAGGTCCACGTGCGCGATGACGTCCACGTTCCCGCCGACGTCCGTGACCCGGACGCCCGTGTCTGCGCCGCGCAGGTCCCGCACGGTCACGGGGTTGCCCTGGTGCTCGAACGTCAGCCCGGCGTGGATGGGCAGGCCCTCCACCCACAGGATCGGCTGCTGAAGGCGGGTGAGCGCGGCCATGGGGTTCGCCGCAGCGCGCAGGGCCTGCACCTGACCGTGCAGGCCGCGCAGGGCGGTCACCAGGCGGTTGATCCCGGCGACGTCCTGCGTGCTCGGGCCGTGCTCGCGGCTGCGGGCGGTCCGGTCGCGCTTCTCCAGCAGGCTGAGCGCTTCGAGGTACTCGCGGATGACCGTGAGGTCGGCCAGCAGGCTCGCGGCGTGACTCTCCGCCTGCCGGGCCTCCCGCTTGGCGCGGATGGCGTGGCGGGTGGCGTCCGGGTTGCGGCTGAGCATGACGGCCAGTTCCTCGCCGTCGAAGCCCACATCGGTGTTCTCGCAGCTGGTGAGGGTGGGGTCGAACACCTGCTGCGCCCAGCCTTTCTTGCCCATCATGTTCTGGAAGCGGATGACGTCGAAGCTGCCCCGGGCGAAGTACACGTGGTTGCGGATTTCCTTCACCCAGGTGCCCTGACGGCGGCCGCGTCCGATGCGCTGCACGAACGCCATGTGGTGGTGCGGGTAATCGAGGTGGTGGAGGTCGGTGGCACCCTGGTAATTGCCGCCCTGTTCGATCACGCTGCTGCCGATGACGCAGGTCAGGACGCCACGGCGGAACCGGCGTTCGACCGTCAGGCGTTCCCCACCCTGGTGCGTGCTCGCGGTGATGATCTCGATTTCACCGGCGGGGTACCCGGCCGCGATGAGCTGGTCGCGCAGGGCCGTGTACGTCATGCCGCCTTCGCCACCGGTGTACATGAACACGACATTCCGGCCACCCTGGGCACGGGCTGCCAGGCAGGCCTCGACACACGCCGCGAAACGGGCATTCGGGGCCTGGACGTTCATCAGCGGGGGGTGCAGGGTGAGCTTGCTCAGGCGGGAGAAGATCGAGAACAGGTGCTTCTCCCCGTCACTCTCAGCCTCGCTGATGGTGGCCTGCTCCGCGTCGTATTCGTCCTGCACGACCGGGTGCAGGTCGAACAGGTGCTCGACAGTGGTCAGGGGCGGCAGGGGCATCCCCACGCGGTCGTGCATCTGGCAGGTGTCCTCCGTCTCCCGGATGACGTGCTGGCCGATGATGGCGCGCAGCTCGTCCAGGTTCCGGAAGCCCACGACGCACGAGCGGAACTCCACATCCCCTTCCGGGAGGGTGATCAGGCGGGGTTCGATCACGCAGAAGCGGGCGGTGAAGGCCTGCACGTTCGTGATGCCGTACGCGGGCAGCGCGTCGGTCACGAGGGAGAGCATGTTCCAGATCTCCAGGGGGCTGTTCGTGAACCACGTGGCGCTCAGGGCAACCGTGCAGCCGCCACGCTCGCGGATGAAGCGGGCCTTATGGTTGCCGTCCAGCGCGCGGTTACTCTCCCCTCCCCCACCTAGGAATTTCGGGCTGGAGTCCCCGTACACGGCGGGCGCGGCGTACGTGTTCTTCAGCGCGTGCGCCTCGTCCCACAGGACCGCGTCGATGCCGAGCGCTTCGAAGGGCACGTCGGTGCTCGTGGCGACCTTGACGCGCCCCAGGTGCCGCTGCGTGAACTTCTCCCCGGCCGCGAGCGCGCGGTGCCCACCCATCTTCCGGTGCCGCTCGTCGAACGTGGTCGTGGTGGCCAGCGCGCTCATGAGGGTCTCGTCGCTCTGCACGTACTTCTTGCGGGTCTCTTCGAGCATGGGGATCATCTCGAACGCCTCGTACGTGAAGATCACGAGGTCCGGGGGACTGGTGAGCAGCGCGGCGATCTTCGCGCGGCGACGGTCTCCGGTGTCCGTCAGGACCCTGGGTTCGCCGTCCTCGTCCAGCGCGACGCTGCCGTCCGGCGCACGGACGGGTTCCCCGCCGATCACGCTGATCCGCAACCCCGGGAGGGCCGTGGCGGCGTTCATGACCCAGTCCCCCAGGCGGGAGAGCGGCACGACCACCGCGGGCAGGCGGGCGCGGCCAGACTGGAGAAGCAGTTCAGCCAGCATCAGCGCGGTCAAAGTCTTCCCAAGCCCAACTGAAAAGTCCAGGATGACGCCGTCCATACGCGCGGCGGCGCGGACGTGTCCGGCCTGGAAGGGATGCGCGAGCGGCCCCTGGTACCGGGGGAGCGTCAGGGGGCGCAGGTCGGGCGTGGCGGTCAGCAGGCCGTACCGGTGCTCGTTCAGGGTGAGTTCCACCGCGCCCACGTGCTCACTGCCGAGCAGCCACGTGCGGAAGTGCGCGGCGAGCTGCCGTTCGAACTGCACCGCGCGGGCCTGATGCGCGTGGCGTTCGGCCGTGATCTGCTCGGGCGT
The genomic region above belongs to Deinococcus grandis and contains:
- a CDS encoding N-6 DNA methylase, which produces MSLISLFDAVTPAAQPARKASQGKVKSKGAAHPTQAAPAVITVDPALDAFRMRSAPTYAPASSAEPYGVEALPIVSTDARLKANQAVRDILARGVTPADHAALRAWSGEGGLGEHSASTSAFYTPGELVQVAYDLSQALGSTRRILEFSCGGGAFLARAPKFSDVVGVELDETSAAVAQALHPHVTVWNASFETYTTQSEDAPFDLVIGNPPFGTRGAQARLHRPDLRQAHWYFVLEGLRRVTPGGLMTVVVPESMLRVDSDRPHREALLDLAHPLMLSAVPEGAFRAAGAGVTTVLLVLRRHDAGVTEALNALTHEEQAQLREQRLTHSGYLRQIVNGEGVFYRSGTEWKLQYAGEPLGTPRHQAKIGDGRFGDPVYPGGLRVDLETLTKQASARVNDILTLPGALAAIQTLLGTDVEARARRARPMPHPIADGTTSSCGTYRFQGGHWQYGSHLSNPAVLSALTVAQAITAARSGQQHAARDTALRLHDTHLSTHGAYDLTLLRRAAKSAPALHALVEANGDVPALLTELTDREPPITPGTIGEVAQQLEAYGLLTITSLARYAQVTDGDAAAHLLAQYAFTGHTWEAASTYYRGRAHEKARLAETLAADHTGTERQALLQQAQTCRERALWMDITDMTLEARDPLIPEHVLADWVNANLGTCVAVKRNSWDADGAPVNLIQATRGEHGVTLRLRNALDDELALKERQAISPGRVRELEAYLNFRTPVEPVVNQDVKTPEQITAERHAHQARAVQFERQLAAHFRTWLLGSEHVGAVELTLNEHRYGLLTATPDLRPLTLPRYQGPLAHPFQAGHVRAAARMDGVILDFSVGLGKTLTALMLAELLLQSGRARLPAVVVPLSRLGDWVMNAATALPGLRISVIGGEPVRAPDGSVALDEDGEPRVLTDTGDRRRAKIAALLTSPPDLVIFTYEAFEMIPMLEETRKKYVQSDETLMSALATTTTFDERHRKMGGHRALAAGEKFTQRHLGRVKVATSTDVPFEALGIDAVLWDEAHALKNTYAAPAVYGDSSPKFLGGGGESNRALDGNHKARFIRERGGCTVALSATWFTNSPLEIWNMLSLVTDALPAYGITNVQAFTARFCVIEPRLITLPEGDVEFRSCVVGFRNLDELRAIIGQHVIRETEDTCQMHDRVGMPLPPLTTVEHLFDLHPVVQDEYDAEQATISEAESDGEKHLFSIFSRLSKLTLHPPLMNVQAPNARFAACVEACLAARAQGGRNVVFMYTGGEGGMTYTALRDQLIAAGYPAGEIEIITASTHQGGERLTVERRFRRGVLTCVIGSSVIEQGGNYQGATDLHHLDYPHHHMAFVQRIGRGRRQGTWVKEIRNHVYFARGSFDVIRFQNMMGKKGWAQQVFDPTLTSCENTDVGFDGEELAVMLSRNPDATRHAIRAKREARQAESHAASLLADLTVIREYLEALSLLEKRDRTARSREHGPSTQDVAGINRLVTALRGLHGQVQALRAAANPMAALTRLQQPILWVEGLPIHAGLTFEHQGNPVTVRDLRGADTGVRVTDVGGNVDVIAHVDLARARHVQPTRVEGAYGAEGLTRLRAELQERILNADVAPQAPVQPAVPIQLAPVPEIQPVPALAAADPVGETMPTPRPAPAVRTVQRPPLRLRYGLTVTEQLPTRPAQVYAIQGDTLIPGAVDGCPLVIVEYRAERDVRMVTLVFPDSTRAAQTRTLLRQQDPRVRARMDQLLLAAI